In Phlebotomus papatasi isolate M1 chromosome 1, Ppap_2.1, whole genome shotgun sequence, the following proteins share a genomic window:
- the LOC129799777 gene encoding vasotab translates to MKFLLCLVLVGVALTTLVQANESLGCQTLCPLSYAPICATDDSGNTQTFPNACALRTENCLKKQNFQKTADGPCP, encoded by the exons ATGAAGTTTCTTCTGTGTCTTGTTC TTGTTGGTGTTGCTCTGACCACATTGGTGCAGGCTAATGAGTCACTGGGATGCCAGACACTCTGTCCTCTCAGTTATGCACCAATTTGTGCCACGGATGACTCTGGAAATACTCAAACATTTCCCAATGCATGTGCTCTCAGGACAGAGAATTGTCTCAAAAAACAAA attttcagAAGACAGCGGATGGACCATGTCCCTAG